A region of the Acidimicrobiia bacterium genome:
CCGAGATGGTCGCGAAGTTCCCGCCCGATCCGGACGAATTCGTCAGGCCACTCGGTCCGATAAGGAACTATTTCGATGCGGGCCACTACTTACGGCGCTTGGGTCGGAAGGCACCAGGGAGGTCGGCATTGATAAAGGCGGCCGGGACGATCCCCGATGAGGCGTACATATAGAGGGCGGTTTGGAAGATTCCTGATAGTGTCGAAATCACGACCGTTACCGCCACGATTCCGAGTAAGGCGATCACGACGCCGGCAATCGCTAGGCCGGCAATCTGGCTGACGATGGCCAGGACGGCAATCAAGACGAACGGCAAGATGGCCAGGAATCCGATAATTCCGAACCCGACATTGGCTGCCATGTTCTCGCCCCAGGTTTGCTTGAACAGACTGGCTGACCGTTTGATCGATTCGACCACCCCGGTGCCCTCGATGACATAGACCGGAATGACCAGGAAGGTCACGAGCGTCCAGGCAAGTCCCGCGATCGATGACACGATTGATCCGATGATCCCGGCCCGCTCTTCGATGGCTTTGAGAATGGCCGAAACGGTTGCGCTGATGGCCGCCCAGCCGATGATGGCCGGAAGGTGCGATCTGGCCGCGGATAGCGCCGACCCGATGGTGGGATCTCCCCCCGAGAGGCGCTCGTGGGCTGCGCTGACGAGGGCGGTGTTGAAAAAAATGACGACGAAGCTCGTCGTGAAGTAGAACGCCGCGGCGGCGAACCATGCCAGGGGACCCTCACCCGACGTAAGTGCAACCGGCAGGATGAATGTTGCACCCATCACCATGGCCGCCAGGCCAGACAGGACGGGGAGCCACACGAGTTCGCGGTCGGCCAGCAATACCTGCCAGGACGCCTTGGCAAGTTCGATGGTGTTGCGAATTCTGCCCATGACTTCTCCTCGTCCGTCGGGTTGAGCGAATGGCTTCGACCGCCTTACCCTAAGTGAATAGGGGTGTTTTGTGGTGGATTGGAACCGGTTGGCGGTAGCGTACACCGGTGCGTCTCATTTCTGTTCTGTCGGTCGTGGTGGCCTGTTCCGGGCCGGCGATCGGTATCTCGTCGGGCTCGACACCCTCTTCGACTCCAACTCAGGGCAGTACCGTCCCGAACGTCACCGTGTCCTCGGTTCCGACGACGTTGGCGATGGCGACGACCACAACTCCGCTCCTGGACGCGTACGGTCGGCCGGTTTGGTTGGGGACCATCGCACTCCCTCTCCAGGAAGGAGGCTTTGGGGAAGTTCAACCCACGCCACCCGAGCTTGTCGGGCGGGCATTCGGAACGGTCGACATCCTTGCGCCCCCGGAGTCGGCAACGTTCGGCTCGACGATCGGGTCGATCCCTGACGACGTCCTGGCCCGATCGACCTGGACCGCCGACTGTCCGGTAGCTGTAGATGATCTGGCCTACGTTACGGTCTCACATCTAGGCTTTGATGGGCTTGCCCACACTGGTGAATTGATCGTGAACCGGGCGGTCGCCGAGGATATTGTGTCGGTATTCGCCGCCTTGTATGAAGCGCGTTATCCGATCGAAGAGATGCGGGTCGTAGCGGCACCCGAGTTGGATCTGGCGCCAACGGGTGACGGAAACAACACCACCTCGTTTGTATGCCGGGCGGCCACCGGGGGGACCAATTGGTCCCAGCACGCGTACGGTCTAGCCATCGACGTGAATCCTTTTCAAAATCCGTATGTGAAGGGTGACCTCGTTCTGCCTGAGTTGGCCTCGTATTACACCGATCGGGAACTCGCTGAACCTGGTGTCATCACTGGCGGAGGAGTCGTCGATACAGCTTTTGCGTTGATCGGGTGGGGCTGGGGAGGAAACTGGAATTCCCTCAAGGACTGGATGCATTTCAGTCAGAACGGAAACTAGGAGGTCCGGTTCAGAGACCGCGGATATTCGATGTCGAAAATCGAGAACGTCGACCCAACGAAATAAGCCCGACCCGGACGGCGTCTAAGCGACCCTGCCGGCGGTCAGATGGCGATGCAGCTTGTCCCACACGGTCGAGTGGGCCAACTCGGTGTTCATCGAGGTGAGTGTCTGAATGAAGCTGGGAACGGCCAATTCTGGTTTCATCGGATTTGGACGCATTTTGGCCAATACGTTGGGTTCCGGGCGCAGCACGACAATGTCGGTGTCGGGCCATTCCTCACGGATGGAGCTCAGCTCGTTCTCAAGGGCTGTCTGACCGACTCGATCGAGCAGGGTTTCCACTGGAGTAGCTCGAAGACGTTTCTCGGTGGCTGCCATCGGCGCCAGAATGAGGACAAGGTCAAGCGGTGTCGGACTTCCCAGGACCAGGTCTGCGTGGGTTCCCGAAAGCACGCCGCCATCGACGTACGTTGACCCGTTCAAGCGGAACGGGGAAAAAATCATGGGAACCGCCGACGAGGCGGCCACCGCCTCGGCCAACGTGACTTTTTCGGCCTCGTCCGAACCAAACACAACCCGTTTGCGGCCTTCGAGCTGGTAGGAAGGTATCAGGAGTGGCCGATCGGGCCATCCGTGCGCAGCCTCTTCGACGTGATACTCCATCCACTCGGCGATGGCATTTGAGTCGTACATGCCAGGCGATCCGAGTATCAGGCGTAGACCAGGACTTCGTAGCCCTGGAACGAGTCCGTGACGTACCCATCGGCTGACACCGAAGCCTGATTTGGTTGGGCGGAACAGTTGCTTGGAAATTCGGGCAGCCACGTCACCATGGTTGTCTCCTGGTTTGACCAGGCTCGAAAGCTCCAGGCGATTGGATCGCACGATTCCGCCGACAAAGGCGCCCGCCGAGGTTCCGACAATCACGTCCGAAGTGTTCGGATTCCAGCCGGTTGCCATCTCGATCGCCATGAGGGCGGCCATCTCGTATGACGCACCCGTAACACCCCCGCCACCGAGGACCAGTCCTACCCTGCTCATGTCCGTGAGGTTACTACTCGATGACCCCTGTCTGTCTTCTTCTTGGCTGCGGTCGTCGTTCGAACTTCGGACCGCTCGGTAAAGTGGCCGGATGCTGAGGTACTGTCGTTGCTAGTCCGTCCGGTCCTATTGCCCGATGACATGGCCGGTTTGGAAGGGTTATT
Encoded here:
- a CDS encoding M15 family metallopeptidase; amino-acid sequence: MGTIALPLQEGGFGEVQPTPPELVGRAFGTVDILAPPESATFGSTIGSIPDDVLARSTWTADCPVAVDDLAYVTVSHLGFDGLAHTGELIVNRAVAEDIVSVFAALYEARYPIEEMRVVAAPELDLAPTGDGNNTTSFVCRAATGGTNWSQHAYGLAIDVNPFQNPYVKGDLVLPELASYYTDRELAEPGVITGGGVVDTAFALIGWGWGGNWNSLKDWMHFSQNGN
- a CDS encoding patatin-like phospholipase family protein, producing MSRVGLVLGGGGVTGASYEMAALMAIEMATGWNPNTSDVIVGTSAGAFVGGIVRSNRLELSSLVKPGDNHGDVAARISKQLFRPTKSGFGVSRWVRHGLVPGLRSPGLRLILGSPGMYDSNAIAEWMEYHVEEAAHGWPDRPLLIPSYQLEGRKRVVFGSDEAEKVTLAEAVAASSAVPMIFSPFRLNGSTYVDGGVLSGTHADLVLGSPTPLDLVLILAPMAATEKRLRATPVETLLDRVGQTALENELSSIREEWPDTDIVVLRPEPNVLAKMRPNPMKPELAVPSFIQTLTSMNTELAHSTVWDKLHRHLTAGRVA